The proteins below come from a single Oerskovia jenensis genomic window:
- a CDS encoding adenylate kinase encodes MGPQGAGKGTQAARLAEHYGVPAISTGDIFRANIKGGTELGKLVQEYTAKGDLVPDSVTNDMVRDRLSQDDVARGFILDGYPRNAAQVVELDGILADLGVELDAVLELTADRDELLARLRKRAEIEGREDDTEEAIARRLDIYAEQTAPLTSAYAERGLLAQVDGIGEIDDVTTRLVEALAPLVG; translated from the coding sequence ATGGGTCCCCAGGGGGCCGGCAAGGGCACCCAGGCGGCTCGTCTGGCGGAGCACTACGGCGTCCCGGCGATCTCCACGGGTGACATCTTCCGTGCGAACATCAAGGGCGGCACCGAGCTGGGCAAGCTGGTGCAGGAGTACACCGCCAAGGGCGACCTCGTCCCCGACTCGGTGACGAACGACATGGTCCGCGACCGCCTCTCGCAGGACGACGTGGCGCGTGGCTTCATCCTCGACGGCTACCCGCGCAACGCGGCCCAGGTCGTCGAGCTCGACGGGATCCTCGCGGACCTCGGTGTCGAGCTGGACGCCGTCCTCGAGCTCACCGCGGACCGTGACGAGCTCCTCGCCCGCCTGCGCAAGCGCGCGGAGATCGAGGGCCGTGAGGACGACACCGAAGAGGCGATCGCTCGTCGGCTCGACATCTACGCCGAGCAGACCGCGCCACTGACGTCGGCCTACGCCGAGCGGGGTCTCCTCGCTCAGGTCGACGGCATCGGCGAGATCGACGACGTGACCACGCGTCTCGTCGAGGCGCTCGCGCCTCTCGTCGGCTGA
- the rplF gene encoding 50S ribosomal protein L6: MSRIGKIPVPVPAGVDVTISGALVTVKGPKGSLEHTIPAPIEVSQDADTLVVTRPNDERASRALHGLTRTLLANLVTGVTQGYEKKLEIVGTGYRVTAKGADLEFALGFSHPVVISAPAGITFAVESPTKFSVAGIDKQQVGEVAANIRKIRKPEPYKGKGVRYAGEVVRRKVGKAGK, from the coding sequence ATGTCTCGTATCGGCAAGATCCCCGTTCCGGTTCCCGCCGGAGTGGATGTCACGATCAGCGGCGCGCTGGTGACGGTCAAGGGCCCCAAGGGGTCGCTCGAGCACACCATCCCCGCCCCCATCGAGGTCTCCCAGGACGCTGACACCCTCGTGGTGACGCGCCCGAACGACGAGCGTGCATCGCGCGCTCTGCACGGCCTGACCCGCACCCTCCTCGCAAACCTGGTGACCGGTGTCACCCAGGGCTACGAGAAGAAGCTCGAGATCGTCGGTACCGGTTACCGCGTGACCGCGAAGGGCGCTGACCTGGAGTTCGCTCTCGGTTTCAGCCACCCCGTCGTGATCTCCGCGCCCGCCGGCATCACCTTCGCTGTCGAGTCCCCGACCAAGTTCTCGGTCGCGGGCATCGACAAGCAGCAGGTCGGCGAGGTCGCTGCGAACATCCGCAAGATCCGCAAGCCCGAGCCGTACAAGGGCAAGGGTGTGCGGTACGCCGGCGAGGTCGTCCGCCGCAAGGTCGGAAAGGCTGGTAAGTAA
- the rpmD gene encoding 50S ribosomal protein L30, with protein MARLKVTQTKSAIGGKQNQRDTLRTLGLKRIGDTAVKEDRPEIRGMVATVAHLVAVEEVE; from the coding sequence ATGGCTCGACTCAAGGTGACCCAGACGAAGTCCGCCATCGGCGGCAAGCAGAATCAGCGCGACACGCTGCGCACTCTGGGCCTCAAGCGGATCGGCGACACCGCCGTGAAGGAGGACCGCCCGGAGATCCGCGGCATGGTCGCGACGGTGGCGCACCTCGTCGCCGTTGAGGAGGTCGAGTGA
- the rpsH gene encoding 30S ribosomal protein S8 — protein sequence MTMTDPIADMLTRLRNANSAYHETVQMPFSKLKSHIAEILQAEGYISGWTVEDAPVGKYLTIQLKFGPNRERSLAGIRRVSKPGLRVYAKSTNLPKVLGGLGVAILSTSSGLLTDRQAAKKGVGGEVLAYVW from the coding sequence ATGACGATGACCGACCCGATCGCAGACATGCTGACCCGTCTGCGTAACGCGAACTCGGCTTACCACGAGACGGTTCAGATGCCGTTCTCGAAGCTGAAGTCGCACATTGCTGAAATCCTGCAGGCCGAGGGCTACATCTCCGGCTGGACCGTCGAGGACGCGCCCGTGGGCAAGTACCTCACGATCCAGCTGAAGTTCGGCCCGAACCGCGAGCGCTCCCTTGCCGGGATCCGCCGCGTGTCGAAGCCCGGTCTGCGTGTGTACGCGAAGTCGACCAACCTGCCCAAGGTTCTCGGTGGCCTCGGCGTGGCGATCCTGTCCACGTCCTCCGGCCTCCTGACCGACCGTCAGGCAGCCAAGAAGGGCGTGGGCGGAGAAGTCCTCGCCTACGTCTGGTAA
- the rplE gene encoding 50S ribosomal protein L5, with amino-acid sequence MSTELQAPEIARLKQRYRDEIVAGLLEEFGHENVNQVARLTKIVVNMGVGDAAKDSKLIEGAIRDLSAITGQKPQVTKARKSIAQFKLREGMPIGAHVTLRGDRMWEFLDRLLSIALPRIRDFRGLSAKQFDGHGNYTFGLTEQSMFHEIDQDKIDRVRGMDITIVTTATTDDEGRSLLRRLGFPFKEN; translated from the coding sequence ATGAGCACTGAACTGCAAGCCCCTGAGATCGCGCGTCTCAAGCAGCGCTACCGCGACGAGATCGTCGCCGGCCTCCTCGAGGAGTTCGGCCACGAGAACGTCAACCAGGTTGCACGACTGACGAAGATCGTCGTCAACATGGGTGTCGGCGACGCGGCCAAGGACTCCAAGCTCATCGAGGGTGCCATCCGCGACCTCTCGGCCATCACCGGCCAGAAGCCGCAGGTCACGAAGGCCCGCAAGTCCATCGCTCAGTTCAAGCTGCGTGAGGGCATGCCGATCGGCGCGCACGTCACGCTGCGTGGCGACCGCATGTGGGAGTTCCTCGACCGCCTGCTGTCCATCGCTCTGCCCCGTATCCGCGACTTCCGCGGACTCTCGGCCAAGCAGTTCGACGGCCACGGCAACTACACCTTCGGTCTCACGGAGCAGTCGATGTTCCACGAGATCGACCAGGACAAGATCGATCGCGTCCGCGGTATGGACATCACGATCGTGACGACGGCGACGACCGACGACGAGGGCCGCTCCCTGCTGCGCCGTCTCGGCTTCCCCTTCAAGGAGAACTGA
- the map gene encoding type I methionyl aminopeptidase has protein sequence MFGREKIEYKTVDQVRTMRRAGLVVADALATVRSAVRPGMTTADLDALAAAVIGDAGATPSFLGYHGYPATLCVSVNDEVVHGIPGTRELLPGDVVSVDCGAIVDGWHGDSAFSFVLPEADPADVALVEATERALWAGIAALATGERLGDVGNAVEDSIEASAAADGVPYGIIEEYVGHGIGTSMHQPPDVLNYRTRERGPRLKPGMCLAIEPMVTRGERFTQVLEDDWTVVTDDGARAAHWEHSVAILEDGIWVLTAPDGGAARLAELGVTVAPLDS, from the coding sequence GTGTTCGGTCGCGAGAAGATCGAGTACAAGACGGTCGACCAGGTGCGCACGATGCGCCGGGCGGGACTGGTGGTCGCGGACGCGCTCGCCACGGTCCGCTCGGCGGTTCGTCCTGGCATGACGACCGCTGACCTGGACGCCCTCGCGGCGGCCGTGATCGGCGACGCCGGTGCGACGCCGTCGTTCCTGGGGTACCACGGGTACCCGGCGACGTTGTGCGTGTCGGTGAACGACGAGGTCGTGCACGGCATCCCCGGGACGCGTGAGCTGCTCCCGGGTGACGTCGTGTCGGTCGACTGCGGCGCGATCGTCGACGGGTGGCACGGGGACTCCGCGTTCTCGTTCGTCCTGCCCGAGGCGGACCCGGCAGACGTCGCGCTCGTCGAGGCGACCGAGCGGGCGCTCTGGGCCGGCATCGCCGCCCTGGCGACCGGGGAGCGCCTGGGCGACGTCGGCAACGCGGTCGAGGACTCGATCGAGGCGTCGGCGGCTGCCGACGGCGTCCCGTACGGGATCATCGAGGAGTACGTGGGGCACGGCATCGGCACGTCGATGCACCAGCCGCCGGACGTCCTGAACTACCGCACGCGGGAGCGTGGGCCACGGCTCAAGCCGGGCATGTGCCTGGCGATCGAGCCCATGGTGACCCGTGGTGAGCGCTTCACGCAGGTGCTCGAGGACGACTGGACGGTCGTGACCGACGACGGGGCGCGTGCGGCCCACTGGGAGCACAGCGTCGCGATCCTCGAGGACGGCATCTGGGTCCTGACGGCCCCTGACGGGGGCGCGGCCCGGCTCGCCGAGCTCGGCGTCACGGTCGCCCCGCTCGACTCCTGA
- the secY gene encoding preprotein translocase subunit SecY, with the protein MLSAFARAFRTPDLRRKLLFTIAIMAIFRVGSFIPTPGVDYANVQQCIDTQGQNSLLGMVNLFSGGALLQLSIFALGIMPYITASIIVQLLRVVIPHFEALHKEGQSGTAKLTQYTRYLTIALAVLQSTTVITTARGGLLFPGCPVPVIPDNSFVTSAIMVITMTAGTGLIMWLGELISERGVGNGMSLLIFTSIAASFPLALWSIAGGSNGAINFTIMIAVIVLVIGLVVFVEQSQRRVPVQYAKRMVGRKMYGGSSTYIPIKINMSGVIPVIFASSLLAVPGLIAQFGDTTAGWVQWVTRYLADPASPIHISIYVVLIVFFCFFYTAITFNPDEVADNMKKYGGFIPGIRAGRPTAEYLDYVITRITSAGAIYLALVALIPTLVLVLLGVSTNIPFGGSSILIVVGVGLETVKQIDSQLQQRHYEGFLR; encoded by the coding sequence GTGCTCAGCGCATTCGCCCGGGCTTTCCGGACACCTGACCTGCGGCGCAAGCTGCTGTTCACGATCGCCATCATGGCGATCTTCCGTGTGGGCTCGTTCATCCCGACCCCTGGTGTGGACTACGCCAACGTCCAGCAGTGCATCGACACGCAGGGCCAGAACAGCCTCCTGGGCATGGTGAACCTGTTCAGCGGTGGCGCCCTGCTCCAGCTCTCGATCTTCGCGCTCGGCATCATGCCGTACATCACCGCGAGCATCATCGTGCAGCTGCTCCGTGTGGTGATCCCTCACTTCGAGGCGCTGCACAAGGAGGGCCAGTCCGGTACCGCGAAGCTCACGCAGTACACGCGCTACCTGACGATCGCCCTCGCGGTCCTGCAGTCCACGACCGTCATCACGACGGCGCGCGGCGGCCTGCTGTTCCCGGGCTGCCCCGTCCCGGTCATCCCGGACAACAGCTTCGTGACGTCCGCGATCATGGTCATCACCATGACGGCGGGCACCGGCCTCATCATGTGGCTCGGCGAGCTGATCTCCGAGCGCGGTGTCGGCAACGGCATGTCGCTGCTCATCTTCACGTCGATCGCCGCCAGCTTCCCGCTCGCTCTCTGGTCGATCGCGGGCGGCTCGAACGGCGCGATCAACTTCACGATCATGATCGCCGTCATCGTCCTGGTCATCGGCCTGGTCGTCTTCGTCGAGCAGTCCCAGCGCCGTGTGCCCGTGCAGTACGCGAAGCGCATGGTCGGCCGCAAGATGTACGGCGGCTCGAGCACCTACATCCCGATCAAGATCAACATGTCCGGCGTCATCCCGGTCATCTTCGCGTCGTCGCTGCTCGCCGTCCCGGGGCTCATCGCCCAGTTCGGCGACACGACGGCAGGGTGGGTCCAGTGGGTCACGCGGTACCTCGCGGACCCGGCCTCGCCGATCCACATCTCGATCTACGTGGTCCTGATCGTCTTCTTCTGCTTCTTCTACACGGCCATCACGTTCAACCCGGACGAGGTCGCGGACAACATGAAGAAGTACGGCGGGTTCATCCCGGGCATCCGGGCCGGCCGCCCGACGGCCGAGTACCTCGACTACGTCATCACCCGCATCACCTCGGCGGGTGCCATCTACCTCGCGCTCGTTGCGCTCATCCCGACGCTCGTCCTGGTCCTGCTGGGGGTGAGCACCAACATCCCGTTCGGTGGTAGCTCGATCCTCATCGTGGTGGGCGTCGGTCTCGAGACGGTCAAGCAGATCGACTCGCAGCTGCAGCAGCGTCACTACGAAGGGTTCTTGCGTTGA
- a CDS encoding DNA-directed RNA polymerase subunit alpha, translating to MLIAQRPTLTEEVISENRSRFSIEPLEPGFGYTLGNSLRRTLLSSIPGAAVTSIRIDGVLHEFTTVAGVKEDVTEIILNIKNLVVSSENDEPVVMYLRKQGAGAVTAADIVPPAGVEVHNPDLHIATLNDKGKLEIELTVERGRGYVSANQNKSFDAEIGRVPVDSIYSPVLKVTYKVEATRVEQRTDFDKLIVDVETKQAISPRDALASAGKTLVELFGLARELNVEAEGIEIGPSPTDAALAADLALPIEELNLTIRSYNCLKREGIHQVGELVARSEADLLDIRNFGAKSINEVKEKLAELGLNLKDSPLDFDPSTADYYEADEDEATFSDGQQQF from the coding sequence GTGCTGATCGCACAGCGCCCCACCCTGACCGAAGAGGTCATCTCGGAGAACCGTTCGCGCTTCTCCATCGAGCCGCTCGAGCCTGGCTTCGGCTACACCCTCGGCAACTCGCTTCGTCGCACCCTGCTCTCGTCCATCCCGGGCGCTGCAGTGACCTCGATCCGCATCGACGGTGTCCTCCACGAGTTCACCACCGTTGCCGGTGTCAAGGAAGACGTCACCGAGATCATCCTCAACATCAAGAACCTCGTGGTCTCCTCGGAGAACGACGAGCCGGTCGTGATGTACCTGCGCAAGCAGGGTGCTGGCGCGGTCACCGCCGCGGACATCGTGCCGCCGGCGGGCGTGGAGGTCCACAACCCGGACCTGCACATCGCCACCCTCAACGACAAGGGCAAGCTCGAGATCGAGCTCACGGTCGAGCGTGGACGTGGCTACGTCTCCGCCAACCAGAACAAGTCCTTCGACGCCGAGATCGGCCGTGTTCCCGTCGACTCGATCTACTCGCCGGTCCTCAAGGTCACATACAAGGTCGAGGCGACCCGTGTCGAGCAGCGCACCGACTTCGACAAGCTGATCGTCGACGTCGAGACGAAGCAGGCGATCTCCCCGCGCGACGCGCTGGCCTCGGCCGGCAAGACGCTCGTCGAGCTCTTCGGCCTCGCCCGTGAGCTGAACGTCGAGGCCGAGGGCATCGAGATCGGCCCGTCCCCGACGGACGCCGCGCTCGCTGCGGACCTCGCGCTCCCGATCGAGGAGCTCAACCTCACGATCCGCTCGTACAACTGCCTCAAGCGCGAGGGCATCCACCAGGTCGGCGAGCTCGTCGCTCGCAGCGAGGCAGACCTGCTGGACATCCGGAACTTCGGTGCGAAGTCCATCAACGAGGTCAAGGAGAAGCTCGCCGAGCTCGGCCTGAACCTCAAGGACTCGCCGCTGGACTTCGACCCCTCGACGGCGGACTACTACGAGGCCGACGAGGACGAGGCGACGTTCTCCGACGGGCAGCAGCAGTTCTGA
- the rplX gene encoding 50S ribosomal protein L24 produces MAKIKKGDLVVVISGKDRTQQGRVLEVLTDSDRVIVEGINRVTKHTKVGQSQRGTRTGGIEVVEAPIHVSNVMVVDPETKKGTRVGYRTEEVERDGRTRKVRVRVAKRSGKDI; encoded by the coding sequence ATGGCGAAGATCAAGAAGGGCGACCTGGTGGTCGTCATCTCTGGCAAGGACCGCACCCAGCAGGGTCGCGTGCTCGAGGTCCTCACGGACTCCGACCGCGTGATCGTCGAGGGCATCAACCGCGTCACGAAGCACACCAAGGTGGGTCAGTCCCAGCGTGGGACGCGTACCGGTGGCATCGAGGTCGTCGAGGCGCCGATCCACGTGAGCAACGTGATGGTCGTCGACCCGGAGACCAAGAAGGGCACCCGCGTCGGGTACCGCACCGAAGAGGTCGAGCGTGACGGCCGTACGCGCAAGGTTCGCGTGCGCGTCGCCAAGCGTTCCGGTAAGGACATCTGA
- the rpmJ gene encoding 50S ribosomal protein L36 — translation MKVKPSVKKICDKCKVIRRHGRVMVICENLRHKQRQG, via the coding sequence ATGAAGGTCAAGCCCAGCGTCAAGAAGATCTGCGACAAGTGCAAGGTGATCCGCCGGCACGGTCGCGTCATGGTGATCTGCGAGAACCTGCGCCACAAGCAGCGCCAGGGCTGA
- the rpsM gene encoding 30S ribosomal protein S13: MARLVGVDLPREKRLEIALTYIYGVGRTRAQQTLAATGISPDVRVKDLGDTELVALRDYLEGNYKLEGDLRREVAADIRRKVEIGCYEGLRHRRGLPVRGQRTKTNARTRKGPKRTVAGKKKAR; the protein is encoded by the coding sequence ATGGCACGTCTTGTCGGCGTCGACCTCCCCCGCGAGAAGCGGCTCGAGATCGCGCTCACCTACATCTACGGCGTCGGCCGTACCCGCGCCCAGCAGACGCTGGCCGCCACCGGGATCTCCCCGGACGTTCGCGTGAAGGACCTCGGTGACACCGAGCTCGTCGCGCTGCGTGACTACCTCGAGGGCAACTACAAGCTCGAGGGTGACCTCCGCCGTGAGGTGGCTGCTGACATTCGCCGCAAGGTCGAGATCGGCTGCTACGAGGGCCTGCGTCACCGCCGTGGCCTGCCCGTCCGCGGGCAGCGCACCAAGACCAACGCGCGTACCCGCAAGGGACCCAAGCGCACCGTGGCCGGCAAGAAGAAGGCCCGCTAA
- the rplR gene encoding 50S ribosomal protein L18 → MALKVLGKGKAVSRKRRHLRLRKKIAGTAARPRLVVTRSARHITAQIVDDTIGQTVASASTIEGDLRSFDGDKSAKARKVGELVAERAKAAGVDSVVFDRGGNKYHGRVAAVADGAREGGLSL, encoded by the coding sequence ATGGCTCTCAAGGTTCTCGGCAAGGGCAAGGCAGTTTCGCGCAAGCGTCGCCACCTCCGCCTGCGCAAGAAGATCGCCGGCACGGCCGCGCGTCCCCGCCTCGTCGTGACGCGCTCCGCGCGCCACATCACGGCGCAGATCGTGGACGACACGATCGGCCAGACCGTTGCTTCCGCATCGACCATCGAGGGCGACCTGCGGTCGTTCGACGGCGACAAGAGCGCGAAGGCCCGCAAGGTCGGCGAGCTCGTCGCCGAGCGTGCCAAGGCCGCTGGTGTCGACTCGGTCGTCTTCGACCGCGGTGGCAACAAGTACCACGGCCGGGTGGCTGCAGTCGCCGACGGGGCCCGCGAAGGCGGTCTGTCCCTGTGA
- the rplN gene encoding 50S ribosomal protein L14, whose translation MIQQESRLRVADNTGAKEILCIRVLGGSGRRYAGIGDVIVATVKDAIPGGNVKKGDVVKAVVVRTAKERRRPDGSYIKFDENAAVILKNDGEPRGTRIFGPVGRELRDKRFMKIISLAPEVL comes from the coding sequence ATGATCCAGCAGGAGTCGCGACTTCGCGTCGCCGACAACACGGGTGCCAAGGAGATTCTCTGCATCCGTGTTCTCGGCGGTTCGGGCCGTCGCTACGCCGGAATCGGCGACGTCATCGTCGCAACCGTCAAGGACGCTATCCCCGGTGGCAACGTGAAGAAGGGCGACGTCGTCAAGGCGGTCGTCGTACGCACCGCCAAGGAGCGCCGTCGTCCGGACGGTTCCTACATCAAGTTTGACGAGAACGCGGCCGTGATCCTCAAGAACGACGGCGAGCCCCGTGGTACGCGCATCTTCGGTCCCGTGGGCCGCGAGCTGCGTGACAAGCGGTTCATGAAGATCATCTCGCTGGCTCCGGAGGTGCTCTGA
- the rplO gene encoding 50S ribosomal protein L15, whose amino-acid sequence MAEKAKKETAVEASTDAPKKKAPAKKAAATEAPKAEAQQTVGAGGTLKVHHLRPAPGAKKAKTRVGRGEASKGKTAGRGTKGQKARYQVPERFEGGQMPLHMRLPKLRGFKNPFRTEYQVVNLDKLSALYPDGGTVTVEDLVAKGAVRKGELVKVLGTGEVTVKLEIAVDALSASAKDKILAAGGSVSED is encoded by the coding sequence ATGGCTGAGAAGGCCAAGAAGGAGACCGCGGTCGAGGCTTCGACCGACGCTCCGAAGAAGAAGGCTCCTGCCAAGAAGGCTGCTGCGACCGAGGCTCCCAAGGCCGAGGCTCAGCAGACCGTCGGCGCTGGTGGCACCCTCAAGGTCCACCACCTCCGTCCCGCCCCCGGCGCCAAGAAGGCCAAGACCCGCGTGGGTCGTGGCGAGGCGTCGAAGGGTAAGACGGCCGGCCGTGGTACCAAGGGCCAGAAGGCTCGTTACCAGGTGCCGGAGCGCTTCGAAGGTGGTCAGATGCCGCTGCACATGCGTCTGCCCAAGCTTCGTGGCTTCAAGAACCCGTTCCGCACGGAGTACCAGGTCGTGAACCTGGACAAGCTCTCCGCGCTGTACCCCGACGGCGGCACTGTCACCGTCGAGGACCTCGTCGCCAAGGGGGCCGTCCGCAAGGGCGAGCTCGTCAAGGTGCTCGGTACGGGTGAGGTCACCGTCAAGCTCGAGATCGCGGTCGACGCGCTCTCGGCTTCCGCCAAGGACAAGATCCTTGCGGCCGGTGGCTCCGTCTCGGAGGACTGA
- the rpsQ gene encoding 30S ribosomal protein S17, whose product MSENATNAAPVTETAAEQRANRKTRRGYVVSDKMDKTVVIEVEDRVKHPLYGKVIRRTSKVKVHDEQNAAGVGDLVLIMETRPLSATKRWRLVEILEKAK is encoded by the coding sequence ATGAGCGAGAACGCAACGAACGCCGCACCGGTGACCGAGACGGCCGCTGAGCAGCGCGCCAACCGCAAGACGCGGCGCGGCTACGTGGTGAGCGACAAGATGGACAAGACCGTCGTGATCGAGGTCGAGGACCGGGTCAAGCACCCGCTCTACGGCAAGGTCATCCGACGCACGAGCAAGGTCAAGGTCCACGACGAGCAGAACGCTGCTGGTGTCGGAGACCTCGTCCTTATCATGGAGACCCGCCCGCTGTCCGCGACCAAGCGGTGGCGCCTGGTGGAGATCCTCGAGAAGGCCAAGTAG
- the rplQ gene encoding 50S ribosomal protein L17 has protein sequence MPTPTKGPRLGGGPAHERLILANLSTQLFEHGRITTTETKAKRLRPVAERLITFAKRGDLAARRRVMTVVRDKSVVHTLFTEIAPQMAERNGGYTRITKVGNRKGDNAPMAVIELVTEPVSPKQAVVREAEKAAKKASKPKAAKVEDAPVEDAPIEDAPVVEDAPVVEDAPVEDAKDSKEK, from the coding sequence ATGCCTACCCCCACCAAGGGTCCGCGGCTCGGCGGTGGCCCGGCTCACGAGCGTCTCATCCTCGCGAACCTGTCCACGCAGCTCTTCGAGCACGGCCGCATCACGACCACCGAGACCAAGGCCAAGCGCCTGCGCCCGGTGGCCGAGCGCCTCATCACGTTCGCGAAGCGCGGTGACCTGGCGGCTCGTCGTCGCGTCATGACCGTGGTCCGCGACAAGTCCGTCGTGCACACGCTGTTCACCGAGATCGCCCCGCAGATGGCGGAGCGCAACGGTGGCTACACGCGCATCACGAAGGTCGGCAACCGCAAGGGCGACAACGCCCCCATGGCCGTCATCGAGCTCGTGACCGAGCCCGTGAGCCCCAAGCAGGCCGTCGTCCGCGAGGCCGAGAAGGCTGCGAAGAAGGCCAGCAAGCCCAAGGCCGCCAAGGTCGAGGACGCTCCTGTCGAGGACGCCCCGATCGAGGACGCGCCCGTCGTCGAGGACGCTCCCGTCGTGGAGGACGCCCCCGTCGAGGACGCCAAGGACTCGAAGGAGAAGTGA
- the rpsK gene encoding 30S ribosomal protein S11, whose protein sequence is MPPKTRATAARKPRRKDKKNVPHGQAHIKSTFNNTIVSITDPTGAVIAWASAGHVGFKGSRKSTPFAAQLAAESAARRAQEHGVKKVDVFVKGPGSGRETAIRSLTATGLEVGSIQDVTPQAHNGCRPPKRRRV, encoded by the coding sequence ATGCCTCCCAAGACTCGCGCCACCGCGGCCCGCAAGCCGCGCCGCAAGGACAAGAAGAACGTCCCCCACGGCCAGGCGCACATCAAGAGCACGTTCAACAACACGATCGTGTCGATCACCGACCCGACCGGTGCCGTCATCGCCTGGGCCTCGGCCGGGCACGTCGGCTTCAAGGGCTCCCGCAAGTCGACGCCGTTCGCTGCGCAGCTCGCTGCTGAGTCCGCGGCCCGCCGCGCCCAGGAGCACGGCGTCAAGAAGGTCGACGTCTTCGTCAAGGGCCCCGGCTCCGGCCGTGAGACCGCGATCCGCTCGCTCACCGCGACGGGCCTCGAGGTCGGCTCGATCCAGGACGTGACGCCCCAGGCTCACAACGGCTGCCGCCCCCCGAAGCGTCGCCGCGTCTGA
- the infA gene encoding translation initiation factor IF-1, translating into MAKKDGVIEIEGSVVEALPNAMFRVELANGHKVLAHISGKMRQHYIRILPEDRVVVELSPYDLSRGRIVYRYK; encoded by the coding sequence ATGGCAAAGAAGGACGGTGTCATCGAGATCGAGGGCAGCGTGGTCGAGGCCCTGCCGAACGCGATGTTCCGCGTGGAGCTGGCCAACGGGCACAAGGTTCTGGCTCACATCTCGGGCAAGATGCGACAGCACTACATCCGGATCCTCCCCGAGGACCGAGTGGTGGTGGAGCTGAGCCCGTACGACCTGTCCCGTGGCCGGATCGTCTACCGCTACAAGTAG
- the rpsE gene encoding 30S ribosomal protein S5 has product MAAGQRSNTGAPTGAANESTDRNSGGRGDARRDGRRGDGRRGDAAEKNAFVERVVTINRVSKVVKGGRRFSFTALVVVGDGDGTVGVGYGKAKEVPAAIAKGVEEAKKNFFKVPRIQGTIPHPIQGEAAAGVVFLRPAAPGTGVIAGGPVRAVLECAGIHDVLSKSLGSSNAINIVHATVEALRNLEQPEAVAARRGLPLEAVAPAALLRARAAGVGA; this is encoded by the coding sequence ATGGCTGCAGGGCAGCGCAGCAACACCGGCGCCCCTACGGGTGCCGCCAACGAGTCGACCGACCGCAACTCCGGAGGCCGCGGCGACGCTCGTCGCGACGGCCGCCGTGGTGACGGTCGCCGTGGTGACGCCGCCGAGAAGAACGCCTTCGTCGAGCGCGTCGTCACCATCAACCGCGTGTCCAAGGTCGTCAAGGGTGGCCGCCGCTTCAGCTTCACCGCGCTCGTCGTGGTGGGCGATGGCGACGGAACCGTCGGCGTCGGCTACGGCAAGGCGAAGGAAGTCCCCGCGGCGATCGCCAAGGGTGTCGAGGAGGCCAAGAAGAACTTCTTCAAGGTCCCCCGCATCCAGGGCACCATCCCTCACCCCATCCAGGGTGAGGCAGCCGCCGGTGTCGTCTTCCTGCGTCCGGCAGCCCCGGGTACCGGTGTCATCGCCGGTGGTCCGGTGCGCGCCGTGCTGGAGTGCGCGGGCATCCACGACGTCCTGAGCAAGTCGCTCGGTTCGTCCAACGCGATCAACATCGTGCACGCGACGGTCGAGGCACTGCGCAACCTGGAGCAGCCTGAGGCTGTTGCAGCGCGTCGTGGCCTGCCGCTCGAGGCCGTGGCTCCCGCCGCGCTCCTTCGTGCACGTGCAGCTGGGGTAGGTGCGTGA
- a CDS encoding type Z 30S ribosomal protein S14 gives MAKKALVNKAAAKPKFAVRAYTRCQKCGRPHSVYRKFGLCRICVREMAHRGELPGVTKSSW, from the coding sequence ATGGCGAAGAAGGCCCTGGTCAACAAGGCAGCCGCAAAGCCTAAGTTCGCGGTCCGCGCCTACACTCGCTGCCAGAAGTGCGGTCGCCCGCACTCCGTGTACCGCAAGTTCGGCCTGTGCCGTATCTGCGTCCGCGAGATGGCACACCGTGGCGAGCTTCCCGGCGTCACCAAGAGCAGCTGGTAA